From the genome of Muricauda sp. SCSIO 64092, one region includes:
- a CDS encoding AAA family ATPase, protein MSDVTAVQDLVQKHSDLKQEIGKVIIGQEQVIEQILLSIYTGGHSLLIGVPGLAKTLMVNTIAQTLGLDFKRIQFTPDLMPSDILGSEVLDQNRNFKFIKGPIFANIILADEINRTPPKTQAALLEAMQERAVTVAGHQYKLELPYFVLATQNPIEQEGTYPLPEAQLDRFMFAIKLSYPSIEEEIEVVKSTTTDKSVNLNTLFSADGIKEVQQLIRRVPVADNVVDYTVRLVNKTRPDLGSASEFVKNYVDWGAGPRASQNLVMAAKAHAVVNGKYSPDIENIKAVAHGILRHRILKNYKAEAEGISEDDLISQLLE, encoded by the coding sequence ATGTCCGACGTTACTGCCGTCCAAGACCTTGTCCAAAAACATAGTGATTTAAAACAGGAGATTGGTAAAGTAATCATTGGCCAAGAACAGGTCATAGAACAAATTCTTTTATCCATTTATACCGGAGGGCATTCCTTGCTCATTGGGGTTCCCGGTTTGGCAAAGACCTTGATGGTAAATACCATAGCCCAAACATTGGGCTTGGACTTCAAGAGAATACAGTTTACACCCGATTTAATGCCCAGTGATATTTTGGGAAGTGAGGTTTTGGACCAAAATCGGAATTTTAAGTTCATCAAAGGCCCCATTTTTGCCAATATCATTCTGGCAGATGAGATCAACCGGACCCCTCCCAAAACACAGGCTGCCTTATTGGAGGCAATGCAGGAAAGGGCCGTGACCGTTGCTGGACATCAATACAAACTGGAACTCCCTTATTTTGTTCTGGCTACGCAAAACCCTATCGAACAAGAAGGTACCTATCCACTGCCGGAAGCGCAATTGGATCGTTTTATGTTTGCCATTAAATTGTCCTATCCCTCCATTGAGGAAGAGATCGAAGTGGTCAAGTCCACGACCACGGATAAATCGGTGAACCTTAATACACTCTTTAGTGCCGATGGCATAAAAGAGGTGCAACAGTTGATCAGAAGGGTCCCCGTGGCGGACAATGTTGTGGACTATACGGTACGATTGGTCAATAAGACCCGACCCGACCTGGGTTCAGCTTCTGAATTTGTGAAGAATTACGTGGATTGGGGAGCAGGACCTCGGGCATCCCAAAATTTGGTCATGGCCGCAAAGGCGCACGCCGTTGTCAATGGCAAGTATTCCCCGGATATTGAGAATATAAAAGCAGTGGCCCATGGTATCCTAAGGCATAGGATCCTTAAAAATTATAAGGCAGAGGCCGAAGGAATTTCTGAGGATGACCTGATTTCCCAACTATTGGAATAA
- a CDS encoding fasciclin domain-containing protein, with amino-acid sequence MKKLVFILTTFALMATVLTTRAQKGQDIVDIAISVDDFSTLVTALKAADLVDALKGDGPFTVFAPVNSGFAKIDSNTLNALLEPANKGKLSAILTYHVVSGKLAASDVAAALKSGNGKAELTTLQGGKLTAVSKDGGIFLMDANGNYSKIAKTDVMASNGVIHIIEDVVMPK; translated from the coding sequence ATGAAAAAATTAGTTTTTATTCTTACGACCTTTGCATTGATGGCCACTGTACTAACAACACGAGCACAGAAAGGTCAGGATATTGTGGACATCGCCATATCCGTTGATGATTTTTCAACTTTGGTAACGGCCTTAAAAGCGGCCGATTTGGTGGATGCCCTAAAGGGTGATGGTCCATTTACCGTTTTTGCCCCTGTAAATTCAGGCTTTGCCAAAATTGATTCCAATACCTTGAACGCTTTGTTGGAGCCAGCAAACAAGGGCAAGTTATCCGCAATCCTGACCTATCATGTGGTTTCCGGGAAATTGGCCGCCTCAGATGTGGCCGCAGCCCTTAAAAGTGGAAATGGGAAAGCCGAATTGACAACGCTGCAGGGTGGAAAACTTACTGCGGTCAGTAAAGATGGTGGCATCTTTTTAATGGATGCCAATGGGAATTACAGTAAAATTGCCAAAACGGATGTTATGGCATCCAACGGGGTGATCCATATCATCGAAGACGTGGTTATGCCAAAATAA
- a CDS encoding RNA polymerase sigma factor, translating to MEDTEVIQRIINKDKDALYLLYDKYSGALFGVILRICQNQVLAEDVLQETFVKIWEKMGSYNPDKGRFYTWAYRIAKNTALNAVRKSDRLIQNEDLGVLKDKNATESEVDFQKLNGAISRLEPHHQEAISLIYFRGYTHREANEEMGVPLGTFKSYIRQALQLLRESYKIGIVLFWWVTEVIG from the coding sequence TTGGAAGACACCGAAGTCATACAGCGAATCATCAACAAGGATAAGGATGCCCTATACCTATTGTATGACAAGTACTCAGGGGCTTTATTCGGAGTAATTTTAAGGATTTGTCAAAACCAGGTGCTGGCGGAGGATGTACTTCAGGAAACTTTTGTGAAGATTTGGGAAAAAATGGGTTCTTATAATCCGGATAAGGGACGATTTTACACTTGGGCGTACCGGATAGCCAAAAATACGGCCTTAAATGCCGTACGGAAGTCTGATAGGCTCATCCAAAATGAGGATTTAGGTGTACTTAAAGATAAGAACGCGACGGAAAGTGAAGTGGATTTCCAAAAGCTCAATGGAGCAATAAGTCGACTGGAGCCACATCACCAAGAGGCCATATCCTTGATATATTTCAGGGGATATACGCATAGGGAGGCCAACGAGGAAATGGGAGTACCCCTGGGAACGTTTAAGAGTTATATTCGACAGGCCTTACAGTTGCTAAGGGAAAGTTATAAAATTGGGATAGTATTATTTTGGTGGGTAACGGAAGTGATAGGATGA
- a CDS encoding peptidylprolyl isomerase, with amino-acid sequence MSRKLMWGFLLAGSMIFAQEGEGLNEASISTDTTVSRNMAKLDGIAAVVGDYVILDSDIEKTLIDLKSQGASTEDVTNCQLLGKLMEDRLYAHQAVQDSLLVSDDQVNATSDRQIQQLTSQIGSVDKMLKYYKKTDLESFKAELFEINKLRMLSERMQAKVVEDIEVTPEEVRQFFYRIPEDERPVFGAELEISQIVKQPKPSEEEKLKVINRLKEIKQDVLENDASFNVKAILYSQDPGSKPKGGLYTGITRETQFVKEFKDVAFSLQEGEISEPFETDFGYHIIKMEKIRGQERDLRHILMIPEISRKAMEQAAKELDTIRQHILDGKYSFDEGARNFSDEKETKFDGGLLRNPINFDSKFELTKMDPSLYNQVRNLKDGEISRPIKEDDPRGGPPKFKIMQITNRYDEHEADFARDYIKIQELAMRDKQFKAVKEWMAERIDDTYILVDDDNKSCNFSNNWLKQ; translated from the coding sequence ATGAGTAGGAAATTAATGTGGGGCTTCTTATTGGCAGGGAGTATGATTTTTGCACAAGAAGGGGAAGGATTGAATGAAGCCAGTATATCCACGGATACTACGGTCTCCCGGAATATGGCAAAACTGGACGGTATTGCGGCAGTGGTCGGGGATTATGTGATTCTGGATTCCGATATTGAGAAAACCTTGATCGACTTAAAGAGCCAGGGGGCTTCTACGGAAGATGTGACCAATTGCCAGTTATTGGGCAAATTAATGGAGGATCGGTTATATGCCCATCAAGCGGTCCAGGACAGTCTCTTGGTATCCGATGACCAGGTGAACGCTACCTCCGATCGACAGATTCAACAGTTGACCTCTCAAATAGGCAGTGTTGATAAAATGCTGAAATACTACAAAAAAACCGACTTGGAAAGCTTTAAAGCGGAGCTTTTTGAGATCAATAAACTGAGGATGCTATCCGAAAGAATGCAAGCCAAAGTGGTTGAGGATATTGAGGTCACCCCAGAAGAAGTAAGACAGTTCTTTTATAGGATTCCAGAAGATGAAAGACCGGTTTTTGGTGCGGAATTGGAGATATCCCAAATCGTGAAACAACCCAAACCATCGGAAGAAGAAAAGCTTAAGGTCATCAATAGGCTTAAGGAAATTAAACAGGATGTCCTGGAAAACGATGCCAGTTTTAATGTAAAGGCCATTTTATATTCACAGGATCCGGGTTCGAAGCCCAAAGGTGGTCTCTACACAGGTATTACCAGGGAAACCCAATTTGTCAAGGAATTTAAGGATGTGGCCTTTAGTTTACAGGAAGGGGAGATATCCGAACCTTTTGAAACGGATTTTGGTTACCATATCATAAAAATGGAAAAAATCCGTGGTCAGGAAAGGGATTTACGACATATCTTGATGATACCGGAAATATCAAGAAAGGCTATGGAACAGGCCGCTAAGGAGCTGGATACCATTCGCCAACATATTTTGGATGGAAAATATAGCTTTGACGAGGGCGCACGTAACTTTTCGGACGAAAAGGAAACGAAATTTGATGGGGGGCTATTGCGAAATCCCATTAATTTTGACTCTAAATTTGAATTGACCAAAATGGATCCCTCGCTGTACAATCAGGTCAGGAATTTAAAGGACGGTGAGATTTCAAGGCCCATAAAAGAGGATGACCCTCGGGGAGGACCACCCAAATTCAAAATTATGCAGATTACCAATCGGTATGATGAGCATGAGGCCGATTTTGCTAGGGATTACATCAAAATTCAGGAATTGGCCATGCGGGACAAACAATTTAAGGCGGTGAAGGAATGGATGGCCGAAAGGATTGATGATACCTATATTCTGGTCGACGATGACAACAAAAGCTGTAATTTTTCCAATAACTGGCTAAAGCAATAA
- a CDS encoding nuclear transport factor 2 family protein translates to MIKTDLKNGNPNKQLILDFYSKVFGQANEKFAHAVIADNYIQHNPTVKTGKAGFMEFLALLKQVSKPENPKQPFMRFICEDNFVAVHSQIEFMGKENATVDFYRIENGLISEHWDAVQEIVGSKPKVIGTVAIDGQEDSAVNKKIVARFVTQVLIGKQTAKTKDFLSDGLDLSNFETDYDSFRLHRVIGEHNFVMTQSEFEKAGTRFVQYDIYRLSNGSIVEYWTVRQMIPEHMAHANGMI, encoded by the coding sequence ATGATTAAAACTGATTTAAAAAACGGAAATCCAAATAAACAATTGATACTTGATTTTTATTCCAAAGTGTTTGGGCAAGCAAATGAGAAATTTGCCCATGCCGTAATCGCCGATAATTACATCCAGCACAATCCCACGGTAAAGACCGGAAAAGCCGGATTTATGGAATTTCTTGCCCTGTTAAAGCAAGTGTCGAAACCAGAGAATCCAAAGCAACCCTTTATGCGATTCATTTGTGAGGACAATTTTGTAGCCGTCCATTCACAAATTGAATTTATGGGAAAGGAAAATGCTACGGTCGATTTTTATCGCATTGAAAACGGATTAATTTCCGAACACTGGGATGCAGTACAGGAAATTGTTGGTTCCAAACCCAAAGTTATCGGGACCGTCGCTATTGACGGTCAAGAAGATTCAGCAGTAAATAAAAAAATCGTAGCGCGTTTTGTAACACAAGTGCTGATTGGGAAACAGACTGCTAAAACAAAGGATTTCTTAAGCGATGGTCTTGACCTATCGAATTTTGAAACCGATTATGACTCATTTCGATTACATCGTGTTATTGGAGAACATAATTTTGTAATGACACAGTCCGAATTCGAGAAAGCAGGAACCCGTTTTGTTCAATATGACATTTATAGACTATCCAATGGATCAATTGTTGAATATTGGACGGTGAGACAAATGATCCCTGAGCATATGGCACATGCAAACGGCATGATTTAA
- a CDS encoding peptidyl-prolyl cis-trans isomerase gives MLLRRNKILWSIVIFCGLLSLSCGDYFNGNEDQVALARVGDSYLYKDDLRSLITRDMSPQDSAALVVNYINNWASKQLLLSKSKINLPEEKLAEFDQLVADYRADLYTKAYLEALVRQSQDTTITAQQLQEFYETQKENFKLDEKLVQLRFAVLPRQFLNQQQVVDKMKNYSEEDKAFLDSIAVQFKKLHLNDSVWVSAPRVMAEIPAIDYTNEERYLKKSQFFELQDSLGVYLGKVTNVLEVNDVAPLSYIEPNIRQIILNRRRLERIRKLESDILDEAIKKSEFEIYGNNE, from the coding sequence ATGCTTTTGAGGAGGAATAAAATTCTGTGGTCAATCGTCATTTTTTGTGGTCTTCTTTCGTTATCGTGTGGCGACTACTTTAATGGAAATGAAGATCAGGTGGCCTTGGCCCGTGTAGGGGACAGTTATTTGTACAAGGACGATTTAAGGTCTTTGATTACCCGGGACATGTCCCCACAGGATAGTGCGGCCCTTGTGGTGAACTATATCAACAATTGGGCTTCCAAGCAATTGTTGTTGTCCAAATCCAAAATAAACCTCCCTGAGGAAAAACTTGCCGAGTTTGACCAATTGGTTGCGGACTATAGGGCGGACCTGTATACCAAAGCCTATTTGGAGGCATTGGTGCGACAATCCCAGGACACTACGATTACTGCCCAACAGTTACAGGAGTTTTACGAAACACAAAAAGAGAACTTTAAACTGGATGAGAAGTTGGTCCAGCTCCGTTTTGCGGTTTTGCCAAGACAATTTTTGAACCAGCAACAAGTGGTGGATAAAATGAAGAATTACAGTGAAGAGGATAAAGCATTCCTGGATTCCATAGCGGTCCAGTTCAAAAAGTTGCATTTAAACGATTCTGTTTGGGTCAGTGCCCCCAGAGTGATGGCGGAGATACCTGCAATCGACTATACCAATGAAGAGCGGTACTTAAAGAAATCACAATTTTTTGAATTACAGGATTCCTTGGGGGTATATTTGGGTAAGGTTACCAATGTATTGGAGGTTAATGATGTAGCTCCACTGAGTTATATTGAACCCAATATAAGGCAAATCATATTGAATAGGAGACGACTGGAAAGAATACGGAAACTGGAAAGTGATATTTTGGATGAAGCCATTAAAAAAAGTGAATTTGAAATCTATGGAAATAATGAGTAG
- a CDS encoding SRPBCC family protein has product MSEAQHPMVECQMMVRKPISEVFRAFVDPKLTTMFWFTKSSGKLEKGKTVTWEWEMYGVADQIKVVELVPNEKIIIEWDNPTTTVEFEFLELANETTYVIIKNYGFHQTGNDLIEAVKNNTGGFTTVLDGLKAYLEFGIKLNLVKDKFPQIKQK; this is encoded by the coding sequence ATGAGTGAAGCACAACATCCAATGGTGGAATGTCAAATGATGGTAAGAAAACCGATTTCGGAGGTTTTTCGGGCTTTTGTTGACCCAAAACTAACCACCATGTTTTGGTTCACAAAGTCAAGTGGGAAACTTGAAAAAGGTAAAACCGTTACTTGGGAATGGGAAATGTATGGTGTAGCCGACCAAATAAAAGTAGTTGAACTTGTACCCAATGAAAAAATAATAATTGAATGGGACAATCCGACCACAACTGTGGAATTTGAGTTTTTGGAATTAGCAAACGAAACGACCTATGTTATAATCAAAAATTACGGATTTCATCAAACCGGAAATGATTTGATTGAAGCAGTTAAAAATAACACAGGGGGATTTACAACAGTTTTGGACGGCCTAAAAGCATATCTTGAATTTGGAATCAAATTGAATTTGGTGAAAGACAAATTCCCGCAAATCAAGCAGAAATAA
- a CDS encoding nitrilase family protein → MDNLNISVAQFQPRDGDKAYNLSVIRKLSEKAKSNGADVISFHEMSITAYTYTKDLSLEQLTDLAEEVPSGKSTQELIAISKALNIPILAGLVEKSDGSLFNTYVCVTGDGLVAKYRKIHPFISRHMSPGQKYCVFELLGWKCGILICYDNNVIENVRATSLLGAEIIFAPHVTGCTPSTMPHRGYVADTYWENRENDPVSLRLEFDGPKGRRWLMRWLPARAYDNGVYYAFTNPIGYDGGHLKNGNSMILDPYGEVLSEIKSFQDEITISKITKEKIKRSGGWRYRNARKPELYKDIIGRDHKSTTSPIWLINSQNE, encoded by the coding sequence ATGGATAATCTGAATATTTCTGTAGCCCAATTTCAACCTAGGGACGGTGACAAAGCCTATAACTTATCGGTAATCAGAAAACTCTCCGAAAAAGCCAAATCCAACGGAGCGGACGTAATTAGTTTTCACGAGATGTCGATTACCGCCTACACCTACACCAAGGACTTGAGCTTGGAGCAACTAACGGACTTGGCAGAAGAAGTTCCCAGCGGAAAAAGCACACAGGAATTGATTGCCATTTCCAAGGCGTTGAACATTCCGATTTTGGCCGGTCTAGTGGAAAAATCGGATGGGTCACTTTTCAATACTTATGTCTGTGTTACTGGAGACGGACTGGTGGCAAAGTATCGAAAAATACATCCTTTTATCAGCAGGCACATGTCTCCAGGACAGAAATATTGTGTATTCGAATTACTGGGTTGGAAATGTGGAATCCTTATCTGTTACGATAACAATGTCATCGAAAATGTTCGGGCCACCAGCCTTTTGGGAGCGGAAATCATTTTTGCACCCCATGTTACGGGTTGTACACCTTCCACTATGCCACACCGCGGTTACGTTGCCGATACCTATTGGGAAAACCGCGAGAACGACCCTGTTTCACTGAGGTTGGAATTCGACGGGCCAAAAGGCAGGCGTTGGTTAATGCGCTGGCTACCCGCAAGAGCATACGATAATGGGGTGTATTATGCATTTACAAACCCCATAGGCTATGATGGCGGACACCTAAAAAACGGAAATTCCATGATACTAGATCCCTATGGAGAAGTTTTGTCCGAAATAAAATCCTTTCAAGATGAAATTACCATTTCAAAGATCACCAAGGAAAAAATCAAACGCTCTGGGGGATGGAGGTATAGAAATGCCAGAAAACCTGAACTTTATAAGGACATCATTGGTAGGGACCACAAATCGACCACTTCTCCAATCTGGTTAATAAATTCCCAAAACGAGTGA
- a CDS encoding anti-sigma factor domain-containing protein: protein MMDKDYIVKEGLLEKYLLDELDTDETKAVELAISEHADLKQKFQQLEADFERMAFENAINPPSRVKDNLKVQMEGTKVKQLPTHWLWAAASLTILFMLTTFWMYTKWQATKKELNSLQNQSVELEERLDLLEENYELTNNRLQLINNPGTIPFVLKGNDKIPNSRAVAYVNHDNRLVVVNPKGLPELPSHQTYQMWSDVDGEMINMGLLPTDKDLVTLKYIDRAESLNITIEPAGGNDHPTVEQLISYVTL, encoded by the coding sequence ATGATGGATAAGGACTACATAGTAAAGGAGGGATTGCTTGAAAAGTATTTGTTGGATGAATTGGATACTGATGAAACCAAAGCGGTTGAACTTGCCATCAGTGAACATGCCGATTTAAAACAAAAGTTCCAACAACTTGAAGCAGATTTCGAGCGTATGGCCTTTGAAAATGCCATAAATCCCCCTTCCCGGGTAAAGGATAATCTAAAAGTTCAAATGGAAGGGACGAAGGTAAAGCAGCTTCCCACCCATTGGCTTTGGGCAGCGGCAAGTTTGACCATTCTGTTTATGCTGACCACATTTTGGATGTACACCAAATGGCAAGCGACAAAAAAAGAATTGAATTCCCTTCAAAATCAATCCGTAGAATTGGAAGAGCGATTGGACCTGTTGGAAGAAAACTACGAACTCACCAATAACCGCTTGCAACTGATCAATAACCCGGGCACCATTCCCTTCGTCCTAAAGGGCAATGACAAAATCCCCAACTCCAGGGCCGTTGCCTATGTCAACCATGATAATAGGCTTGTCGTGGTAAATCCTAAAGGATTGCCCGAACTTCCCAGCCATCAAACCTATCAAATGTGGAGCGATGTGGATGGGGAAATGATCAATATGGGATTGCTGCCAACGGATAAGGATCTGGTCACCTTAAAATATATTGACAGGGCCGAATCACTGAACATCACCATTGAACCCGCAGGTGGCAATGACCATCCTACCGTGGAACAATTGATTTCCTATGTAACACTTTAA
- a CDS encoding DUF1905 domain-containing protein, whose amino-acid sequence MTSYEGKQTIKQLEKRKGGYFYLKLDSEIIDRFSRKRATRMICTIDEEVSYRCGLNHLGDGNFYIIIAGKYLKKLNKEIGNEVSYKIEEDPDQLGVEIPEVLTVFLGQDLDSKAIFDRLTDGKKRSLIYSFAKIKDIDKQVKIIIDFLNKERHKLKL is encoded by the coding sequence ATGACGTCATACGAAGGAAAACAAACCATCAAGCAACTCGAAAAAAGAAAAGGTGGCTATTTCTACTTAAAGCTCGACTCAGAAATCATCGATCGGTTTAGCAGAAAACGAGCCACACGGATGATTTGTACAATTGACGAGGAAGTTTCCTATCGTTGTGGATTGAATCATTTGGGAGATGGCAACTTTTATATCATCATTGCCGGAAAATACCTCAAGAAGTTGAACAAGGAAATAGGTAATGAGGTCAGCTATAAAATTGAGGAAGACCCCGACCAACTTGGAGTGGAGATACCTGAGGTGCTGACCGTTTTTTTGGGGCAGGATTTGGATTCCAAGGCTATTTTTGACAGACTCACTGATGGAAAAAAGAGAAGTCTGATTTACAGTTTTGCCAAGATTAAGGACATTGACAAGCAAGTGAAAATCATTATTGACTTTTTGAATAAGGAAAGACATAAACTTAAATTATAA
- a CDS encoding SRPBCC domain-containing protein: MEFSFDQFTKKIHINASIEKIYECWTTVRGITSWFLSDASYTDGNGNERNDEETIQKGDRYVWKWHNWNGKEEGTILEANGKDFINFTFANDGCKVSVELEEVNNAVLVTLKQYEMATDDKTKMNLYNGCSCGWTFWLTNLKAYLEHGVVLNEKQFDLTDIPEAGHIFVNM, encoded by the coding sequence ATGGAATTCAGTTTTGACCAGTTTACAAAGAAAATCCACATTAACGCATCCATTGAAAAAATATATGAATGCTGGACCACCGTAAGGGGTATCACAAGTTGGTTTTTGAGTGATGCGAGCTATACCGATGGCAATGGAAATGAACGAAATGATGAAGAAACCATACAGAAAGGTGATCGTTACGTTTGGAAATGGCACAATTGGAATGGAAAGGAAGAAGGTACCATTCTGGAAGCCAATGGCAAGGATTTTATCAATTTTACATTCGCCAATGATGGCTGCAAAGTTTCCGTTGAACTAGAAGAGGTCAATAATGCCGTTTTAGTAACCTTGAAACAATATGAAATGGCAACCGATGACAAAACCAAAATGAACCTTTATAATGGTTGCAGCTGTGGTTGGACATTTTGGCTCACCAATCTTAAGGCCTATCTGGAACATGGGGTCGTATTGAATGAAAAGCAGTTTGATTTAACGGATATTCCCGAAGCTGGACACATTTTTGTAAACATGTAA
- a CDS encoding serine hydrolase translates to MNKGLFLLGSLLVFSCSKKMTYDNALDAALASQDERIRRVLDSIGPYEVQIRYTQIDRAGDSLIFTDYDFQVDDGNYFYPASTVKFPVAVAALEKLNELDTLHLDSRFYIEGDSVETSFREAIKEIFAVSDNAANNRLVEFLGFDDLNTRIKNTKVGPIRVSHRLSTANADDVTTKPMVIYENDSSTVVSTPIVSLPPQHLQLRKIEKGEGFYAEGSLYGEPFDFGLKNHYPVRTQHGVLKRIIFPDQFPVGERFKISPDQHRFLLQSMSALPYQAGYDREEYYDGYVKFFMFGDSEGPMPEHIKIFNKVGYAYGTLTDCAYIQDTQNDVAFMMTATILVNKDGIFNDDNYEYDDIGIPFLAQLGREIHDFELKRKR, encoded by the coding sequence ATGAACAAAGGCCTGTTTCTCTTAGGTTCCCTATTGGTTTTTTCATGTTCCAAAAAGATGACCTATGATAATGCGTTGGACGCGGCATTGGCATCGCAAGATGAACGTATTCGTAGGGTTTTGGATAGTATTGGACCCTATGAGGTCCAAATCAGATATACCCAAATAGACCGGGCTGGGGACAGCCTCATCTTCACCGATTACGATTTCCAGGTAGACGACGGAAACTACTTCTATCCGGCCAGTACCGTTAAATTTCCAGTTGCAGTGGCGGCATTGGAAAAATTGAACGAATTGGATACCTTACACCTGGATTCACGATTCTACATCGAAGGGGATTCGGTAGAAACCTCATTTCGGGAGGCCATCAAGGAAATTTTTGCGGTCAGTGATAATGCCGCCAATAACCGATTGGTGGAATTCCTGGGTTTTGATGACCTTAACACAAGAATCAAGAATACGAAAGTCGGGCCCATTCGAGTTTCACATCGACTTTCTACTGCGAATGCCGACGACGTGACCACAAAACCTATGGTCATTTATGAAAATGACAGTAGTACAGTAGTATCAACTCCAATTGTAAGTTTGCCTCCACAACACCTACAACTCAGAAAAATTGAAAAAGGAGAGGGGTTTTATGCCGAAGGTTCCCTTTATGGGGAGCCGTTTGATTTTGGACTTAAAAACCATTATCCCGTACGGACCCAACATGGGGTCTTAAAACGAATTATATTTCCCGATCAATTTCCTGTTGGAGAGCGTTTCAAGATATCTCCAGACCAACACCGGTTTTTGTTACAATCCATGTCCGCCCTACCCTATCAGGCAGGTTATGATAGGGAGGAATACTATGACGGCTATGTGAAGTTCTTTATGTTCGGTGATTCCGAAGGGCCCATGCCGGAGCATATTAAAATATTCAATAAAGTAGGCTACGCTTATGGTACATTGACGGACTGTGCTTATATCCAAGATACCCAAAACGATGTTGCTTTTATGATGACCGCAACAATTTTGGTAAATAAGGACGGGATTTTCAATGATGACAATTACGAATACGACGACATTGGAATTCCTTTCCTGGCCCAATTGGGGAGGGAAATCCATGATTTTGAATTAAAAAGAAAAAGGTAA
- a CDS encoding SRPBCC family protein — protein sequence MKYTTEVLVDLPRDEFITKLDNPDNMKHWMRGLLAYDVISGETGQEGAQMNMKFKMGKRNMEMVETIIKRNMPEEFHATYDTKGVHNIQKNFFKEENGKTRWISESEFQFEGFGMKLMAFLMPGAFKKQSKKYAEDFKNFAEKGISVLNK from the coding sequence ATGAAATACACTACCGAAGTCCTGGTTGACCTGCCAAGGGACGAATTCATCACAAAGTTGGACAACCCGGATAATATGAAGCACTGGATGCGTGGATTACTTGCCTATGATGTAATTTCCGGGGAAACAGGCCAAGAGGGCGCCCAAATGAACATGAAATTTAAAATGGGCAAGCGTAATATGGAAATGGTGGAAACCATCATCAAACGAAACATGCCTGAGGAATTTCACGCCACCTATGATACAAAGGGGGTACATAACATCCAAAAGAACTTCTTTAAAGAAGAAAATGGAAAGACCCGATGGATTTCAGAAAGTGAGTTCCAATTTGAGGGCTTTGGCATGAAACTTATGGCTTTTCTTATGCCCGGTGCCTTCAAAAAACAGTCCAAAAAATATGCGGAAGATTTTAAAAACTTTGCCGAAAAAGGGATTTCGGTCCTAAATAAGTAA